TTTACTGAGTCTATCTGTCAAGGTTTTTCATTATCAGTTTAAACTCACCAAGAGAGGCCAGttattcttcttttcttttcttttttggtttgATGCTTCGACAGTACAGCAGAGCTGAATACCTAAAGGCGCTTTTAGCCAATTTAGTTCTGACTTCAGGGAGAGGTAAGAAAAACAGTCGCTTTAACTGTAAACTGTGTATGTGAGTCAGCTGATCGAGGTGTCTGCTGGCAGTGATGCTCGGTTACAACACGCAACTTTATCTGGATGTCACACTGTTCAAAGAAAGAACGTTAAAGTGCCAAATGTGATGTGCAACTGTGGCACAGACAGAGTTTCCAATGTTTCAGTCCACTTAGAACTTactaaataaatatttgaatacaaTTGAGGaggcaactaacaattatttcaacttttggTTAAtctattttcttaatttttttttattattattctattaGGCTACTTTACCTTTACTTTAATGAGTCACTTATCAAAATTTGAATCAATTAAGACGAACTCATCATATTGTTTCAGCACCATGATACaatgttatatacagtacagtagtagCCTACAGGCTGAGATAATGATGACACTGTCTCAGCCTGTTTAAACTGCGTTGGACATTGTGTGAGCCTCCAGCTTTGATAGACTGTGTAACGTTAGAGGTCTCCATATTCACATGAATCTCTTCTGAAGGTTAGAACAAAAAAATCTCGAGTTTCTGCCTCTTTTGAATACCTTCATGTCTTTAAAATCTCTGATTCCAAGTCTTGGCATGTAGATACAATTGACATAAATGAGCTTTCTTCCAGTGATGCAGTTCTCCGTAAAACACGCCTGCGACAGAAACAAGGTTAACGTTAGGATTTTGAAAAGCGAAATATTTTGTCGGTAGCTGACAGGCACACACTGTAATGGTtaatgttattataataatatacgTTAGTTAGCCTATATCTTTTTAGTCTGGTGTATGTTAACCTACTTTGTATTGTGGGAATCCTAAAGACTCAATCCATCTTGCAACATCATCACAACTCCACTGTAGGAACTCCATGTTGCCTCTAAGCATGTTTCCATGGAAACTGTTACCTGTTACAATGTTGGTAAGTGTTTCCTTCACACATAAAAGCGAGTTTGTCCCATcacaaatataatatatatattaaaaagttATAAGGCAGCTAggcaacatgttttaaatgctCAATCAAGTAACAGAGACGACTCCAGTCTGTGTTTATAGAAACAGCCAATCATCTTCTTGTAATTTAGGGCGGCTGTTAAATTGCGCGCAGTGATTGGCTTTTAAATCGGTCCCGCCCACACCGAACGGAAACAGCCAGTGCCGCCCTGGTGCCGCCATGCACAGCTTCCACAGATCAACAAATGATGTGTGCTGGTGCTAGCTAATGAGGTCCACACCGATAACTTCTTGTAGATCGTGTATCAAAGTGCAGCACCGCGTTGTCctctgtaacatttctgctAGCTGAAGTTCTCTTTGCACTCCGGTGTCTTTTGGGTCGGTTGAAGGGCTTCGGAGCAGGATAAGAGAAACCTGACTCTCCACCATGGCAGCAATTCTCCTACGGTCCTGTTTTAACAAGAAGGTAAAACAAATCATGCTTACGTTTTACAGAACAGTTGCTTTTCTTTGACTCGTATGCAACTCAACATAGCTAACAAACTGAGCTGCTAGCTAAAGTCGTTGCTAACACACGTTGCACACAGTCCACTCCTCCTTTGCAAGCATTTAATATTATGTGCAATTTAAGTTGGGTAGGTAGGGTTTAATGTGCATCACGTAAACAGGGAAGACAAGCAATGGAGCATTCAGACATGGCTTTTATTCATTAGACCTTAGACAATGTCAACATTAATCTGAATTGAAGTTAACTAATGCTCTGGTATTTTAATTCTTGCAGGTGCCCCTCCAACTGGGTCGCATTTACTCTTCCTCCTCAGCGGTAAGATAAACTCACAAGTTTTTACAAGTCAGCATTGAATGAATGTTATGTGTTCATCACAAGCTCTTTTAACTTTCAATTTGAAAAGTCACCACACTTCTTTTAGTGTGCCACATTTTGTTGTATTATGCAGTTAACTTAAAATAGACCTTTCACCTGCATGACCCCATGATATCAAAGCAAAGTTGTTTTGAAATAACATAATTCACTTATTTTTGTGCCGTTAAACATAAAATGGAGCTGAGACACAAACTGTTTTCTGGAAGACAATATGACActgattcttttattttttttattcaaatatcaatatttcgaattttaacaaataacagtattttgttatttaacatAAACATTTGATAAGCATTGTAAACAGGATATCTACTGagtaggactttttttttttttttttttttttacattttttgaaaattaaaaacatttcaatgttTTCTGTTACCATGTAAAACCATGTAATGAAGAGACTGTCAAAATAACCTTGAACATATCTTGATTTCTtgtaacttaaaggtcccatgacatggtgctttttggatgcttttatatagaccttagcggtcccctaatactgtatctgaagtctctttcccgaaattcagccttagtgcagaattacagccactagagccagtcccacaatgagctttccttagtctgtgccatttctgtgtctgtagctattgaggaggagagaggggggggggcaaggtggagggtgaccaactgccactttgcttgtttgcaagccatgatgtctctctctttctcatgggtgggccaaaatctctgggtgggcaaagcagagaaaagggaggtaaccttgctccttatgacctcataaggagcaagattccagatcggcccatctgagctttcattttctcaaaggcagagcaggacacCCAGAGCTTgctttacacctattgccatttctagccactgggggaccataggcaggctgggggaactcatattaatgttaaaaacaaactcgtaaagtgaaattttcatgtcatgggacctttaacgttCAGCGTATTAGCTAAGAACGATTTATGTGCAATAAGCTAATATTGGATGATTTTACGGGTCCAGTCAATTTATCAGTCTGGCTCTACATAAGATTCTCCAGATTTAGATTATTGTGGCATTTTTTTGTGCAGGAAATGATATAGTGAGGTAAACCTTTCTCGGTTTTCAGAATGTCAGAGAAAAAATGActgcaggaagtcaaagaaacTAAACTTCATACTCAATCTATTTTTGTAGTTAGTGTACAAGAAatcaaaaatattgttttatacTAGCAGGGTATTAATATGCCATCAGACATCAATCAAACTCCTGACTGCTACTGCCAAAACTTCACAAAGAAAGTTCTTTTCCTTTGTTCATTGAATTGTGGGACAAAAAATGTACATTGAAGGCCCAGTAAAAAGGTGTTTTTATAGTAGTATGTATACTGACTTATTTGACAGCAGTTAATTCTTTTACTATATCAGTGCAATACACCATTAACACAACTGTGTATAGAAAATAAAGagatctaaaaagaaaaaaaagaccacaGTGTATGTTGTGGTGATGGATAGATGCCCCTAATGAACTTTTTAATGATGTAACCAGACAGGAAGGGATTTAACCATATGCCTTTCTGATCCTTTAGCCCACCACCAAGCTGTTCATTGATGGCAAGTTTGTTGAGTCCAACAGCTCTGAATGGCTCGACATTCACAACCCTGTAAGTATTCATAGATGAACTATATACAACCTCCGAAGAGGCTGCAGTAACAAGATCTCTACTAAAAGCTGGCTGCAAATAACCATTGCACCTTTGCAGTAGTAATGCATGGACATTGGGGAGGGGGAAATAAGTCTTGATTTCATAATTTCTAAGAACTCAAAGGCCAGTCTACCCAGCCAGTTATGTTTTATTCCTCAAAGTCCAGCCCCGCTGTAGTTTAGCTTGTTAAGTATAAGCCTCTAGCAAGGCAGTGATGGACAATTAAAGCATGCAAAACCAGCCATCTACTTTCATCACATTAAATATCAAACCTGTAAAGGATAGAAAGCAAACATGTGGTTGTTAATATTGATTAATTAATGTACATGCCGTAATGACTTCCCCTGCTCTCAGTCAACTTGTCTGTATTGACTGTCTCCTGCTCCCCAGGCCACTAATGAGGTGGTGGGACGCGTTCCTAAAGCTACCCAGGACGAGATGCTGGCAGCAGTGGACTCCTGCTCCAGAGCCTATAAGTCCTGGTCCGACACCTCCATCCTCAGCAGGCAGCAGATCTTCCTGCGCTACCAGCAGCTCATCAAGGATAACATTGTACGCAAATTGTCACTTACcagttgattttctttttcatcttttactaatgtgtttacattttaagaTGACAACTTGGAGAGCAAggaaatagtttttttgttttctcactGATGTCTTATTTATTGTTGGCTGTCTTTCCTCTTTAATATTTCAGAAAGAATTGGCTAAGATGATTACCCTGGAGCAGGGTAAAACTCTTGCTGATGCAGAGGGAGATGTATTTAGAGGACTCCGTAAGTAAAGCGTAGACTTCCCAGTGTGCTATTGGGTTTTCATATCCTGATTAGATTAGATTGCTGGTGCATATACAGCGGAGATCAAATTCCTCTGTTGAAACGGTTGTCTATAGTATCTATATCTCCTGATGAAAAGTTTGTATCTTTGGCCACCCTTTTATACCATTGCCTTGGTAGGAAGTTTGATACCAAGTGTCTGCGGGGTGTCTATTATTTGCGTGTAACCAGACACTTTTTGCGAAAGCGACTTTCacttttaaattaataatggaCAAAGAGTAGAGTTTTTGGCCGTATTGACATATGGAAGCTTAAATTGCTTTTAAGGATGCAGGAGGCTTTCAAAGTGAccaaatataacaaaacaagGGTTGGGGGAAACAGCACCCTGCACGATAACATTGTTACGTCCAGAtgttaaagtttgtttttatgtaaagcactttgcagGCTCTGCTGTTAGTTGGCAAGCCATATAAAGATAATTATGCTGTTCCCCTCATTAAGGTGCACTTGTTCACTTTGGCAGACTTTCATCAACGAGCATCCTGTTGAGAAATTAAAAGAGCCATGCACACTGGCAAATAAAGGAAGATATATTTTGGTTATTACAAGAAGGTGCTGCCAATGTATTTCTTGTACTTGGTACCACTCCCAGTTTCAGGATGCCAGAGTAATTCTGGCATGCTAACTTTAAACTTACCAGCTGAAAGACAGGCTACTATCTATGCAGGTGTGCTGCCAGCATTAATGTTTTCCTACAGTACTGGGAACaatagttatattacagttcaCTCATAGGGAAAATAAATCAGTTTAGAGTTGGTGTGAATTCCTGACTAAGAGGCTAAAGTACCAACTACACAATGCATTGTAATGTAGACGTGATGATCTCATCTTAAATAACTCTTATTCCTATTACAATTTTCAGAGATGCATCCATTAGTATGTTGTGTATCTCAGATCTGTGCACTTTTTTCCTATTGGTTTATTTCATAATCTCCTTTTCATTCCCCCCAGAGGTGGTTGAGCATGCCTGCAGCATTACATCTCTCATGCTGGGAGAGACGTTACCTTCCATCACAAGGGACATGGACACTTACACCTACCGCCTGCCCATTGGAGTGTGTGCTGGTATTGCCCCTTTTAACTTCCCCGCCATGATTCCTCTGTGGATGTTCCCCATTGGCATGGTATGTGGCAACACCTACCTGATGAAGCCCTCTGAACGGGTCCCAGGGTGCACCATGCTTCTGGCCAAAATGCTCCAGGATGCCGGGGCACCAGATGGTACACTGAACATCATCCATGGCCAGCAtgcaggtgagtgtgtgtctctttcacAAGCacacaatatgtgtgtgtaataataaccAATGGGAAAAGGTCCAAAGATATTTCAAACATTAATCATATACCTCCTGGCAATTTGTAGATAGGAAATTTCTATATTATGTGCAGCCTACATCTGTATTGTTTAAAGAGACTATTTTAATTTCTGTATCCGAGGCCTTTGTGCTCTTATGTTGTGCCTTAGGGGTGCAGCATGAATGAAGAAGAGAGGATTTACAATATCCGTTTGTATCTTTGTGTAGCGGTGAACTTCATCTGTGACCACCCGGCCATCAAAGCCATCAGCTTTGTGGGCTCCAACCCTGCTGGAGAGCACATCTACGAGCGGGGATCCAAGAACGGCAAGAGGGTGCAATCCAACATGGTACACCAGAACTCCCCGTACTCCTATGACTCATTTGAACATCCTTAGAATAAATATACTGCTCTTCCATTAGGGATTCTCAGTCTCCTGAGGCTGGAATTGTTGTTTTTCATGATAACCCACATATTAAACACTCTACCTATTATCATGGACAAAAACATGGGGCAAAAATATTTACTATTCTGTTTCCAAGACAACAGCTCAGTGCTTAGCTGTCAATCACTGATGTTTGTAACATGTGGTTAGCATTGTGCTGCCTCTGATGTCCTACAGTCTAACTGGAGAGAAACCCTGCAGAGCTGTGTCCTCCTCTTTTGTTTTAGGGTGCCAAGAACCATGGTGTGGTGATGCCTGATGCCAACAAAGAGAACACCATCAACCAGCTGGTGGGTGCTGCCTTCGGAGCAGCTGGCCAGCGCTGTATGGCTCTCTCCACTGCTATTTTTGTAGGGGAATCTCGCGAATGGCTCCCGGAGCTGGTGGAGCGCTCCAAATCCTTGCGCGTCAACGCAGGTAATTAAATTGGTAACTGtctacacaaataaaaaagtctTAGCTAAACATTTCAAGTAGTATCAGTTCTTATGCATTCTGATATAATGTGTTGCAGCATGATACTGCCCTTTTTATAAGGGACATTTGTACATGTATTCATCCTGAAGGTGATCAACCTGGAGCAGATGTGGGACCCCTGATCTCTCCTGAAGCAAAGGCCAGGGTGGAGTCTCTGATCCAAAGTGGGGTGGATGAGGGTGCCAAGCTGCTGCTGGACGGAAGAAATGTCAACGTCAAAGGATACGAAAATGGCAACTTTGTAGGACCCACCATCCTGAGCAATGTTTCGGTGAGATTTGGCTGAGACAAAGGGTGCAACATTGCCGCCTTTTTTCAGTTactaaaaaaatctaatatgacattttaataatttagaacattttagaaaaaatataaagttgagtttatttttattacttcccagtcctatctatctatctatctatctatctatctatctatctatctatctatctatctatctatctatctatctatctaatactGGTACCTTATGTACTGTCATAATTCCTTGCGGAGTTTTTGTTGGAGATGATGTTAAATCCTGGAGAAAAGTGGTGTGATCATTCTGCTGTTGTTTCCAGCCAAGCATGATGTGTTACAAAGAGGAGATCTTTGGACCAGTGCTTGTCGTTCTGGAGGCTGACAGTCTTGACGAAGCGATTTCTCTAATCAACAATAACCCCTACGGCAACGGCACCGCCATCTTCACCACCAATGGAGCCACAGCGCGCAAATACACAAATGAGGTGGACGTTGGCCAGGTGAGAGACACTTAGAggatttatgtgtgtgtgtgtatatatatatatatgtgtgtgtatatgtatatatgtgtgtatgtatatatatatatgtatatatgtatgtgtgtgtgtatatatgtatgtgtgtatatatatatgtgtgtatgtatgtatatatgtatatattatatgtgtatgtatatatgtatatattatatgtgtatgtatgtatatgtgtatgtatatatatgtgtatgtatatatgtatatattatatgtgtatgtatatatatgtatatgtgtatgtatatatatgtgtatgtatatatatgtatatgtgtatgtatatatatgtgtatgtatatatatgtgtatgtatatatatgtgtatgtatatatatatatatatatgtatatatatatatatgtgtatatatatatatgtgtgtatgtatatgtgtatatatgtatatatatatatatatatatatatatatatatatatatatatatatatatatatatatatatatatatatatatatatgtgtgtatatatatatgtatatatgtgtatatatgtatatatgtgtatgtatatatgtgtatatatatgtgtatatatatatatatgtgtgtatatatatatatatgtgtgtgtatatatatatatatatatatatatatatgtgtgtatgtatatgtatatatatatatatgtatatatgtatatatatgtatatatatatgtgtatgtatatatgtgtgtgtatatatgtgtatatatgtgtatatatatatgtatatatatgtatatatctatatatatgtgtgtatatgtatatgtgtatatatgtatgtatatatgtatgtatgtatgtatgtatatatatatgtatgtatatatatatgtatatatatatgtgtgtgtatatgtatgtatgtatatatatatgtatgtatatatatatgtatatatatatgtgtgtgtatatgtatgtatgtatatatatatatatatgtgtatatatgtgtgtgtatatgtatgtatatatatatgtgtgtgtatatgtatatatatatgtgtatatatgtgtgtgtatatgtatgtatatatatatatatgtgtgtgtatatgtgtatatatatatatatgtgtgtgtgtatatataatatatatatgtgtgtgtatatatatgtatatataatatatatatatatgtgtatgtatatatgtgtgtgtatatatatatatgtgtgtgtatatatatatatatatatatatatatatatatatatatatatatgtatatatatatatatatatatatatacatacacatacatgcatgtatgtatatatatatgtgtgtgtatatatatatatgtgtgtgtgtatgtatgtatatatatatatatatatatatatatatatatatatatatatatatatatatatatatatatatatatatatatatatatatatatatatatatatatatatatatacacatatatatacacacacatatatatatatacatatatatatatatatatatatatatatacacatatatatatacacacatatatatatacatatatatatatatatatatatatatatatatatatatatatatatatatatatgtgtgtatatatatgtgtgtatatatgtatgtatatatatatatatatatatatatatatatatatatatatatatatatatatatatatatatatatatatatatatatgtatgtgtgtatatatatatgtgtgtgtatatatgtatgtatatatatgtgtgtatatatatgtatatatatgtgtgtgtgtgtatatataggtgtatgtatgtatgtatatatatatatatatacaatatgtgtgtgtgtatatatgtatatacacatacatatatatgtgtgtgtgtgtatatatatgtatgtgtgtatatatatatacacacatacatatatatgtatgtgtgtatatatatgtgtgtgtgtatatatacacacacacacacatatatatatatatatatatatatatatatatatatatatatatatatatatatatatatatatatgtgtgtatatatatatgtgtgtgtgtatatatgtgtgtgtatatatatatgtatgtatatatatatatatatatgtgtgtgtatatatgtgtgtgtatatataggtgtgtgtgtgtatatatatatatatatatatatatatatatatatatacacacacacaccatatatatatattgtgtgtgtgtgtatatatatatatatacacacacaccatatatatatgtgtgtgtgtgtatatatatatatatacacacacatatatgtgtgtgtgtatatatatgtatgtgtgtatatatatacacacatacatatatatgtatgtgtgtgtatatatatgtatgtgtgtatatatatatatacacacacatatatatatatgtgtgtgtatatatatacacacacacacatatatatatatatatatatatatatatatatatatatatatatatatatata
This genomic window from Perca flavescens isolate YP-PL-M2 chromosome 18, PFLA_1.0, whole genome shotgun sequence contains:
- the LOC114573635 gene encoding sterile alpha motif domain-containing protein 15 isoform X1 yields the protein MLRGNMEFLQWSCDDVARWIESLGFPQYKACFTENCITGRKLIYVNCIYMPRLGIRDFKDMKLCCTVEASNQKRKEKKNNWPLLVICAGVRELLGITETPWSRNIADPPRDSMGLFLEKKSRTGELADNLTYQQFLDDMHPSERHESQQ
- the LOC114573074 gene encoding methylmalonate-semialdehyde dehydrogenase [acylating], mitochondrial yields the protein MAAILLRSCFNKKVPLQLGRIYSSSSAPTTKLFIDGKFVESNSSEWLDIHNPATNEVVGRVPKATQDEMLAAVDSCSRAYKSWSDTSILSRQQIFLRYQQLIKDNIKELAKMITLEQGKTLADAEGDVFRGLQVVEHACSITSLMLGETLPSITRDMDTYTYRLPIGVCAGIAPFNFPAMIPLWMFPIGMVCGNTYLMKPSERVPGCTMLLAKMLQDAGAPDGTLNIIHGQHAAVNFICDHPAIKAISFVGSNPAGEHIYERGSKNGKRVQSNMGAKNHGVVMPDANKENTINQLVGAAFGAAGQRCMALSTAIFVGESREWLPELVERSKSLRVNAGDQPGADVGPLISPEAKARVESLIQSGVDEGAKLLLDGRNVNVKGYENGNFVGPTILSNVSPSMMCYKEEIFGPVLVVLEADSLDEAISLINNNPYGNGTAIFTTNGATARKYTNEVDVGQIGVNVPIPVPLPMFSFTGSRGSFRGDTNFYGKQGIQFYTQIKTVTSQWKAEDATVTSPAVTMPTMGR